Part of the Sulfitobacter sp. W027 genome, GCCGCTTTCGGTCAGCGCCCCGATCACCGCGTCGGACTTGTTGCGCCGCGCCGGTGCCCAGCTTGCCGGGTTGGCGTGGGTGATCGCGATAGGCCGGCTCGAGTGTTCGATTGCTTCCAGTGTCGAGCGGTCCGCCGAATGGCTCATGTCGACAACGAGGCCCACGCGGTTCATCTCTTCGATCACTTCACGGCCCATACGGGTAAGGCCCGGATCTTCGGTCTCGTAACAGCCCGTCGCCAGCAGGGACTGGTTGTTGTAGCTCAACTGCATGAAGCGCGCGCCGAGAGTGTGCACGATCTCGACAAGGCCGATGTCATCTTCGATGGGGCTTGGGTTCTGAAAGCCGAAGAAGATCGCCGTGCGCCCCGTCTCCCGTGCCAGCCGCACGTCATCCCCGGTGCGGCCTTGGAAGATCAGGTCCGGAAACTGCTCGAACCAGCGGTTCCAAATTTCAATGTTCAGCACCGTCTCGCGGAAATTCTCGTGATAGGCGATAGTGACATGCACCGCATCCACGCCGCCTTCGCGCATCTGGCGGAAAATCTTCTCCGACCAATTGGCATATTGCAGACAGTCGATGCGAAAGGTCACGCCAGTTCCTCCGGCGTGCCAGCGGCGATATAGGCGGTCTTGACCGTGGTGTAGAATTCGGCGGCATAGGAGCCCTGCTCGCGCGGGCCGTAAGACGAATTCCCCCGCCCGCCAAAGGGCACATGGTAGTCGGTGCCAGCGGTGGGCAGGTTCACCATGACGCAGCCGGTGCGGGCGTTGCGGCGGAAATGCGTGGCCCGCGCGATGGAGCGGGTAACGATGCCCGAGGTCAGGCCAAACTCGGTGTCATTCACCA contains:
- a CDS encoding dipeptidase, which encodes MREGGVDAVHVTIAYHENFRETVLNIEIWNRWFEQFPDLIFQGRTGDDVRLARETGRTAIFFGFQNPSPIEDDIGLVEIVHTLGARFMQLSYNNQSLLATGCYETEDPGLTRMGREVIEEMNRVGLVVDMSHSADRSTLEAIEHSSRPIAITHANPASWAPARRNKSDAVIGALTESGGMIGFSLYPHHLKDKSACTLESFCEMVARSAEKFGSRSLGIGSDLCQDHPDSVVDWMRMGRWTKRMDYGEGSAAAPGFPDMPDWFRDNRDFGNIEAGLRTVGFNAEEVAGIMGDNWLRFFDDSFGTARKTQAQRAAE